CTTGCACGACGAAATACAATATTCCAGTTCATTAGACGTGGCATATCATTGAGACAAATAAACAGGCCCATATTAACCAATATAAGAGAACTGGAGCTTGTAAAAACACACACTCTGCATAAATGGTGCACGCGTGAGCTTATTCTTCATACCATGGTGGAtggcatttttctgaatttcctattttatttttgttttccctgttttatttaaattttctataTAGATTTTGTAGGCTAATAATATAATAATCATGCTTACAGGTGTCaatgatttttttaatattctCCAGTTAattgaataaataaaataatttgtatttaattgaaaaataaaaagattcaaattttagtgaatttttaAGTGATTCTAATAATGGGGATGTTACATGATGGCAGATCTGCACTGATAACTCTTATTTAGCATAGCTTCAACACTGAGATGTGAGACCTATACAAGATTGATGTGATTGGTATATCTACTATTTACTAATAAAGCAAGCAATGATTTCTTAATCCATCAATTAGAGTTCTAATTATAATCGGAGTGACCATATGTTGAGATAGAGTCTGAGCGAACGACCCACTGGACGAGTTGACTAGCTAGGTTCAGTAGCATCCCACAGGTCTGGGGTTCGAATCCCGGCTGGAGCGAATTTCTGCCTGTGGGTTAACAACCCCCTCGTTGTGCTCGCCGCGAGGCTTggccctctcgggcatgggCCAAGGTTTATTGGCTGGGAGAAGCCAggttgcttcctcttaatgcAAATCGGTCGAGTTTTGTTGAGGTAGAGGCTGAAACCATTTAGAATTAGCACTTGGCCAGTAAAatagaaaaagactgaagtccCTCGACCAACACAACACATTATGTTATTAAAAAATACATATGGtgcataatatatatttttatatgctAGTCAATATATTTGTATGGCTTCCCGTAGCAACGCATGGGTATATTTGCTAGTTTACGATAAAAGAAAGTAGTTTAAACTTAAGTTATTATTCAAAAATGGCTCAACAGAATATACTCAATGTGTTCACAATTCCAGTAGAGTTACGATTGAACTTCAAAATTCTTGGAACCTAGTAGACTGATAAGCTGCCAACCCAAAAAGAGTACACTTGAAGATATTTATTGTTGGGAATAGTCACATTGCTCGTGGAGAATGGAGTAACACAACTGATAAGTGTAAGAGAGTGTTCACCCATTGGACTAGTCTTTTGAGGAGAGATGACCCAAGTATCACTTTGTTATTGCTCTCCTTATTTGAGCCGGCATGTGTGAAGCAGTCTAAAAGGTCTAGGAGCCGGTGCACTCTTTGGTTTAGTGTGAGTGAAGCTGGATGCTCAGGAATAGAGGTCTGAAGGTCCGAACGAGGCGCGCGTGTCATGCGGTGCCATTGCGCCAACATTTATAACCATCTATCCTTGAATCCAAATTGACTACAGCACAAGGCCCCGATCACAACGTTGGCTAATGAGGTGATTCCATCGTCTGGGTGAGATGTTCTCACTTTACTGACTATATGCCTAATAGCCTTATCTTCGTATGTACGCGGTACTTTGCTAGTTTGTTATTACACTCGCATATATGCGTAGTTTGACTATATGTGTATGTATTTATCACACTCGCATGCTAGAGAGAAGTAACATGCTAGAGAGAAGATTATAGTCACATGTATAGTACAATGTATTGAAAACATTAATAACTCAAAATATGGCAAGTCTCCTTAGAAATCTGACAGATTAATATAACAAGAGCACAGTTGATTCTTAGGTGATGCCTGTTGTGCCATCCatatgtccaaactccaaaacATCACTTAAAAAAACCCATAATACTGTCGAGTATCGGCAAAGTGTCCTGCGACGTAGCTGCTCCCTCTTGGGTGCTTAAATCTTGGAAGACAAGCATAGCAATGATCGTAATCCATTTCCACCTTTTCCCGATCAGGGTACAAATGCTTCAGCGCCTCCTCAACGGTTCGGATGCTTCTCCCACCTATAATCAGATATGATAGTCTATAATTAATAAGATCTAAAATATTCCATTACAATAATAAGATTAATCAATAATCAATGAGATCCAAGATATTCCATTACAATAATACCGTCATATAATTGTGTTTAATTTTCTTCTAGCTCACACAAAGCAAAATTGTGTTTAACTTTTATTAAGAGGGTCAAGAAAAAATAGTGAAACTACCTATTCAACCATCATATAATGAATGGTGGTGGTGCTAAGAATGGGAACAGTGATGGATAAGAAAATTTTATTCACTTAGAGGGTAGTGGCGGATCTAGGATTGTACCATAGGGTATGCCGCGAAGATTTTTCCATATAGAATCAAGTAtaatcaatacataaaaatggCATCATCCAGATATAATTCCGTAAAAAATTTCAACATTAGACATAATTTTCTATGcaagaataaaaataaattatcaAGTCCTAGATTCAACAATCAAGGGAACACATTATGTCCAAAATATGTGTAAAAGAAGCTTACATGTCTACAATGTCTATAGTAGTTCAAGTAGATGCAATTTCTTTCGTCTTCGTAATTCACTAATTCTACAAATATAATACGCAAGGTGCAACATTAGCATTACTGATGATTAATTCTAAGAAAATTAAATCAGATAGGGTGGCTGCAGTTTGAAAATTGTTATTACATATGTGtggataaaaaaaatcaaaattaatATAACTGCTATAAGAGCATcccagcagtttggcaaatcgagttgccatctttgatttttggcaaaaacgttaaaaatactcctccaacagtttggcaaaagacttggcaatttttggcaacttgggaaaaaccagcctccagcgcgtaaatatacgcgcgcggcgcgcggttggcatcgtggtttctagtcaggtgggagggtgaaaaaataaataaataacagagaagggttcctgatttaagttttcaagaggtggaagagcataaatataattttgtttctctctcagggttcctgatgtaagttagatctggatttggcaagtgaattatgccaaactgttggagataagctctttttttacttggcatatttttttagaagttggcaaaacacaagatatgccaaataaaatatggcaaactcttggagatgctctaaggacTATATACCTTCTCAATTTTGATTATGTAAGCAGTAAGTGACCCAAGATAAAGCAGACATGATTGTAAGGAAAAATTGGTCAGTATCAATCTTTGCCTAATATTGTTGTTACTAGACTTGTAGGGATCGGGAGACAACTCACAGGAAAGGTATGAGTGCACAGCAACGGCAAAAGGCCTGCGCGGCATGCCGCAGGCCGCAGCCGGATTGGCGGAAGGAGCAAGCCGGGCCGCCGATGCGCGGTGGCCGTTGGGATCAGGAgtaaacttttttttaaaaaaaaagggtcAAATTCTTTGGGTGCTACAAAatcatttttttctaaaatttaaTACTATCTCAAATGGGAGCATATTATCGTGTCACCATAAGCAAACCGCAGCAGCAAGAAACACTATGAACAAAAATTATTAAGCTAACCATGAAGATCAAACCATACTGCCAAATAAGACTATATGAATTATTTGGGCCAGCACAAACAATGTACCTAGATCGGAAGGCGAAATAGGGCAACAACAAGTGACATCCTCCTCCCTAGGAGCAACATGTACCTTGATTTCACCAAAGAATAGCTGGGAGTGTTCGTTTTTGTCTTGAGCAAGAAAATTTAGATGGTAGTAATCACTTCCATCTTGCTCCGTGACAAGAAAAAACCCATTACCACGTGCACGCTTGTACACAAAGTTGGCCTGCAAGTTAGAGAGACATAGAGATGTTTAATTAGTCATTAAAACTAGTTATACGCCCAGTCATAGGATGAAGCCCAAACATATCAGTGATATGCAGAACACGTTTCGGAATGAATAAATTTCCGTaattgaaaaaagaaaaatgcacTGTGCTAGACAGCTAGACTAAGATGAATGAGATGATTGAGCTTGCCTGATTCTTCCTGTTGTAATGGTTGAGGCAAGTCTTTGCATTGTTGACGAACCCAACCCACATAGCAGCGGCGTCTTCTCGCGGGAGACGAGGGAACAATTTAACGCCTAACTCTGCAACTGATGTTTCGTCAGAGCTATCATCATCCCGATTGCTGGTGACCTCCTCCCGGGAGGCACTGGTCACAGGTGAGAGGAACGGGACCTGTTCTCCGACCTCAGGCGGGTGCAGCGTGACTGGCGGCCGCCTGCACGGCGATCTGCACGGACGCGGGGGTTAAGCAAAGCATTGGCAGCGAAGGATCAATGTGCAATCTGAGAGTACGTACGCCGGCGGCGACTTGCGCCTGACCTGGCGATGGAGGTCAGCCTCGACCGAAGACTTGCGCTTGAGGGATGGACAGCCCGCCGGCACCGCCTGATCGGTGCCGCAGCTTGCTGTAGATCCACCACTGCGACGGCGTGGCCCGGTGAAGAACGTCACAAGCCCGGATCGAAGCGGCATCCTCAATCGCCGAGGAAAGGGAGGtcgctctttttttttccccggAGGGGCGGGCGACTCGACGCGTAGCGGTGGGTGTGGGTGGCGTCTAATATAAGGCAGCCCAATTGCTTTGTCCGGAATCCGAATCGACACAGAACTCGGTTCCTTATCGTTATTGCGTGGGCCGGTGTGCTACTAGAAACACGCTATTATATTGGGCCGGGCTGACAATATATCGCAATCCGAACGGCTCCGAACGAAACGAGCTACGGCGTTTGATATTAATGTAACTTTTCTCCGACGGACGCGATTGGGTTATGCGTCGCTGATTTTTGTCACGAAGCTCGCTCctggagtttttttttatatatatattttttgatttatcaaaaatatatgtcgtgatttttttttcaaaaatatcacCCAGCCGCCGGTTGATGGTttttaccgccggatgaaccggcggtaggaTCGTACCGA
This window of the Panicum virgatum strain AP13 chromosome 1K, P.virgatum_v5, whole genome shotgun sequence genome carries:
- the LOC120651069 gene encoding uncharacterized protein LOC120651069 isoform X2, with the protein product MPLRSGLVTFFTGPRRRSGGSTASCGTDQAVPAGCPSLKRKSSVEADLHRQVRRKSPPASPCRRPPVTLHPPEVGEQVPFLSPVTSASREEVTSNRDDDSSDETSVAELGVKLFPRLPREDAAAMWVGFVNNAKTCLNHYNRKNQANFVYKRARGNGFFLVTEQDGSDYYHLNFLAQDKNEHSQLFFGEIKVGEASEPLRRR
- the LOC120651069 gene encoding uncharacterized protein LOC120651069 isoform X1; its protein translation is MPLRSGLVTFFTGPRRRSGGSTASCGTDQAVPAGCPSLKRKSSVEADLHRQVRRKSPPASPCRRPPVTLHPPEVGEQVPFLSPVTSASREEVTSNRDDDSSDETSVAELGVKLFPRLPREDAAAMWVGFVNNAKTCLNHYNRKNQANFVYKRARGNGFFLVTEQDGSDYYHLNFLAQDKNEHSQLFFGEIKVHVAPREEDVTCCCPISPSDLGGRSIRTVEEALKHLYPDREKVEMDYDHCYACLPRFKHPRGSSYVAGHFADTRQYYGFF